In Deinococcus sp. HSC-46F16, the following are encoded in one genomic region:
- a CDS encoding Rrf2 family transcriptional regulator: MWVSTKAQYGLRALIEIGRREGGVAVPLKDVAERQGISQHYLEQIASNLRRAGFIKSVRGAHGGYRLARPAPEISAYEVVTAMEGSIAPVSCVEEDHVCDKGHVCGTVDLWQRVDTALRDVLGATTLADLIADSERQEHARLVQLEPAYPGVRN, translated from the coding sequence ATGTGGGTCTCGACCAAAGCCCAGTACGGCCTGCGTGCCCTGATCGAGATCGGGCGACGGGAAGGCGGCGTGGCCGTGCCGCTCAAGGACGTGGCCGAACGCCAGGGCATCAGCCAGCATTACCTCGAGCAGATCGCCAGCAACCTGCGCCGCGCGGGCTTTATCAAGAGCGTGCGCGGCGCCCACGGCGGCTACCGCCTCGCCCGCCCCGCCCCCGAGATCAGCGCCTACGAGGTCGTCACGGCGATGGAGGGCAGCATCGCGCCCGTCTCCTGCGTCGAGGAGGACCACGTCTGCGACAAGGGCCACGTCTGCGGCACGGTGGACCTGTGGCAGCGGGTGGACACCGCCCTGCGAGACGTGCTGGGCGCCACCACCCTGGCCGACCTGATCGCGGACAGCGAGCGGCAGGAACACGCCCGGCTGGTGCAGCTCGAACCGGCCTATCCGGGGGTCCGGAACTAA